Proteins encoded together in one Nocardioides marinisabuli window:
- a CDS encoding cytochrome c oxidase subunit 3, with amino-acid sequence MVSVGTIIWLSSELMFFAALFASYFTIRSVSPDLWEQNTQLLDVPFALTNTTILVLSSLTCQLGVFAAERGQAGRTGSLLQFKLWGLREWFILTYVMGAIFVAGQAVEYATLIQEGVTIQDSAYGTMFYLTTGFHGIHVVGGLIAFLLVLGRTYLARKFTHEQAVSAIVVSYYWHFVDVVWIGLFATIYLVK; translated from the coding sequence ATGGTCAGTGTCGGGACCATCATCTGGCTTTCGAGCGAGCTGATGTTCTTCGCGGCGCTCTTCGCGTCGTACTTCACGATCCGCTCGGTCAGTCCCGACCTGTGGGAGCAGAACACCCAGCTCCTCGACGTGCCCTTCGCGTTGACCAACACCACGATCCTGGTGCTGTCCTCGCTGACCTGCCAGCTCGGCGTCTTCGCCGCCGAGCGCGGTCAGGCCGGGCGCACCGGGTCGCTGCTGCAGTTCAAGCTGTGGGGCCTGCGCGAGTGGTTCATCCTGACCTACGTCATGGGTGCGATCTTCGTGGCCGGCCAGGCCGTCGAGTACGCCACCTTGATCCAGGAGGGCGTGACCATCCAGGACTCCGCCTACGGCACGATGTTCTACCTGACCACCGGCTTCCACGGCATCCACGTGGTCGGCGGTCTCATCGCCTTCCTCCTCGTGCTGGGCCGCACCTACCTGGCTCGCAAGTTCACCCACGAGCAGGCAGTCAGCGCCATCGTCGTCTCGTACTACTGGCACTTCGTCGACGTCGTCTGGATCGGTCTTTTCGCCACGATCTATCTTGTGAAGTAA
- a CDS encoding cytochrome c oxidase assembly protein, with protein MQIPAFPADLAAPVVVALTADPDLPAFSLGQVLGQWSLSPVPTVATVWVVGLYLYGISRLRARGDRWPVGRTVAFVGVGMGSFYFATASGLAAYDTTLLSVHMVQHMILSMLVPLALALGAPVTLALRTLPQRPRGWLLALLHSRLAKVLSFAPLAFVLYIVSPWALYFTDWYRASLESVFVHEMMHVHLVAVGALFFWPLMGIDPLPGRLGYPFRMLLTVLTLPFHAFLGVTIMGQSTLLGGDYYPRLGEGPMGSWLPDPFDDQHLAGGILWGSGDLIALSFFGVLFVQWVRSSMAEARREDRRLDRLEARERAAASAGSGDG; from the coding sequence GTGCAGATTCCCGCGTTCCCCGCCGATCTGGCCGCTCCCGTGGTGGTCGCGCTGACGGCCGACCCGGACCTCCCGGCCTTCTCCCTGGGCCAGGTCCTGGGCCAGTGGTCGCTCTCCCCGGTGCCCACGGTCGCGACGGTCTGGGTGGTCGGCCTCTACCTCTACGGGATCTCGAGGCTGCGCGCCCGCGGCGACCGCTGGCCCGTGGGGCGCACGGTGGCGTTCGTCGGCGTGGGCATGGGTTCCTTCTACTTCGCGACCGCCTCGGGGCTGGCGGCGTACGACACGACGCTGCTGAGCGTGCACATGGTCCAGCACATGATCCTGTCGATGCTGGTGCCGCTCGCGCTGGCGCTGGGCGCCCCCGTGACCCTGGCGCTGCGCACGCTGCCGCAGCGCCCGCGCGGTTGGCTGCTGGCGCTGCTGCACTCGCGGCTGGCCAAGGTGCTGTCCTTCGCCCCCCTGGCCTTCGTGCTCTACATCGTCTCGCCGTGGGCGCTCTACTTCACAGACTGGTACCGCGCCTCGCTGGAGTCGGTCTTCGTGCACGAGATGATGCACGTGCACCTGGTGGCGGTGGGCGCGCTGTTCTTCTGGCCGTTGATGGGCATCGACCCGCTGCCGGGCCGCCTGGGCTACCCGTTCCGGATGCTGCTGACGGTGCTGACGCTGCCCTTCCACGCCTTCCTCGGCGTCACGATCATGGGCCAGTCGACCCTGCTGGGCGGCGACTACTACCCACGCCTGGGCGAGGGGCCGATGGGCTCGTGGCTGCCCGACCCCTTCGACGACCAGCACCTGGCCGGCGGCATCCTGTGGGGCTCGGGCGACCTGATCGCCCTCAGCTTCTTCGGGGTGCTCTTCGTGCAGTGGGTGCGCTCGTCGATGGCCGAGGCCAGGCGCGAGGACCGGCGCCTGGACCGGTTGGAGGCCCGGGAGCGGGCCGCGGCGTCCGCCGGCAGCGGCGACGGGTAG
- a CDS encoding response regulator transcription factor — protein sequence MSDTTASRAPLKVLVYSDDVNTRKQVILALGRRPHPDLPELEYVEVATEPVVIQNMDAGHIDLAILDGEAVPAGGMGIAKQLKDEIHRCPPVLVLTGRPQDAWLATWSRAEAAVPHPLDPIQLAETVVALLRARVPATSA from the coding sequence GTGAGCGACACCACTGCCTCCCGCGCGCCGTTGAAGGTGCTCGTCTACAGCGACGACGTCAACACCCGCAAGCAGGTCATCCTGGCGCTGGGCCGACGCCCGCACCCGGACCTGCCGGAGCTGGAGTACGTCGAGGTCGCGACCGAGCCGGTCGTCATCCAGAACATGGACGCCGGCCACATCGACCTGGCGATCCTCGACGGCGAGGCCGTGCCCGCCGGCGGGATGGGCATCGCCAAGCAGCTCAAGGACGAGATCCACCGCTGCCCCCCGGTCCTGGTGCTGACCGGCCGCCCCCAGGACGCCTGGTTGGCCACCTGGTCGCGCGCCGAGGCCGCGGTGCCGCACCCGCTCGACCCGATCCAGCTCGCCGAGACGGTCGTGGCGCTGCTGCGCGCCCGCGTGCCGGCGACCAGCGCCTGA
- the trpD gene encoding anthranilate phosphoribosyltransferase — MASWPEVLGALVAGEDLSAEQTGWAMGEILAGQATDAQVAGFAVALRAKGESIEEVLGLVEAMYAVATPLSVPGRNLDVVGTGGDRSMSVNISTMAAIVAAGAGARVVKHGNRSASSTSGTADVLEVLGVRLDLPPARVAEVAQEAGITFCFASAFHPALRHAAVPRRELGIGTTFNLLGPLANPSRPAAQAIGCAYAGKPPLMAGVFARRGVDAWVFRGDDGLDELTTTTTSSLWVVHDGEVREATVDPAALGLAPATTDDLRGGDAAHNADVVRRVLAGERGPVREAVLLNAGAALAVHDEPAADPLTALAAGIRRAAESVDSGAAASTLQRWVEVSR; from the coding sequence GTGGCCAGCTGGCCCGAGGTGCTCGGCGCCCTGGTCGCCGGGGAGGACCTCTCCGCCGAGCAGACCGGCTGGGCGATGGGCGAGATCCTCGCCGGGCAGGCCACCGACGCCCAGGTCGCCGGCTTCGCCGTCGCGCTGCGCGCCAAGGGCGAGAGCATCGAGGAGGTCCTCGGGCTGGTCGAGGCGATGTACGCCGTCGCCACACCGCTGAGCGTGCCCGGGCGCAACCTCGACGTGGTCGGCACCGGCGGTGACCGGTCGATGTCGGTCAACATCTCCACGATGGCGGCGATCGTGGCCGCCGGCGCCGGGGCCCGCGTCGTCAAGCACGGCAACCGCTCGGCCTCCTCGACCTCCGGCACGGCCGACGTGCTCGAGGTGCTCGGCGTGCGCCTCGACCTGCCGCCCGCGCGGGTGGCCGAGGTCGCCCAGGAGGCCGGCATCACCTTCTGCTTCGCCTCCGCCTTCCACCCGGCGCTGCGCCACGCCGCGGTGCCGCGCCGCGAGCTGGGCATCGGCACCACCTTCAACCTGCTCGGCCCGCTCGCCAACCCCTCGCGCCCCGCGGCCCAGGCCATCGGCTGCGCCTACGCAGGCAAGCCGCCCCTGATGGCCGGCGTCTTCGCCCGCCGCGGCGTCGACGCGTGGGTCTTCCGCGGCGACGACGGGCTCGACGAGCTGACCACGACCACCACCTCCTCGCTGTGGGTCGTCCACGACGGCGAGGTCCGCGAGGCCACCGTCGACCCGGCCGCGCTCGGCCTGGCCCCGGCGACCACCGACGACCTGCGCGGCGGCGACGCGGCCCACAACGCCGACGTCGTACGACGGGTGCTGGCGGGGGAGCGCGGACCCGTGCGCGAGGCGGTGCTGCTCAACGCCGGCGCCGCCCTGGCCGTGCACGACGAGCCGGCCGCCGACCCGCTGACGGCCCTGGCCGCCGGCATCCGGCGCGCCGCCGAGTCGGTCGACTCCGGCGCCGCCGCCTCGACCCTGCAGCGCTGGGTCGAGGTCTCGCGCTGA
- a CDS encoding Lrp/AsnC family transcriptional regulator has product MITAIVFVKADVARIPEVAEQIAALDGVSEVYSVTGQIDLIALVRVRDHDEVASVVADTLNKVPGVTSTETHIAFRAYSRHDLESAFSLGLD; this is encoded by the coding sequence GTGATCACCGCCATCGTCTTCGTCAAGGCCGACGTCGCCCGCATCCCCGAGGTGGCCGAGCAGATCGCCGCCCTCGACGGCGTCTCGGAGGTCTACTCCGTCACCGGCCAGATCGACCTCATCGCCCTGGTCCGGGTCCGCGACCACGACGAGGTCGCCTCGGTCGTCGCCGACACGCTCAACAAGGTGCCCGGCGTGACCTCGACCGAGACCCACATCGCCTTCCGGGCCTACTCCCGCCACGACCTCGAGAGCGCCTTCTCCCTCGGTCTCGACTGA
- a CDS encoding DEDD exonuclease domain-containing protein yields MSRASAQTVTSTPPGAVQREAQLSFDELGRPLRDLTFCVVDLETTGGSAAQGSMITEIGAVKVRGGEVLGEFQTLVNPHTTIPPFISVLTGITNSMVADSPGIESALPAFLEFAAGCVLVAHNAPFDVGFLQHFAAEQQRPWPRFEVVDTAKIARRVITRDDAPNCKLSSLARLFGAETTPNHRALADARATVDVLHGLFGRLGSVGVQTLEELQTFSARVSAAQRKKRHLAEQLPHAPGVYLFRDDHERVLYVGTSRDLRTRVRSYFTASETRSRMGEMVRLADRVDHVECATPLEAQVRELRLIAEHKPRYNRRSRFPEKMHFIKLTREPWPRLSLVTRVLEDDADYLGPFSSKRAAESCLSALHETFPVRQCTDRLARRPSRSACVLAEMGKCLAPCDGSVDEASYAALVRQLRDALLRRPDDVVETINHRMGLLAAEERFEEAGAHRDRLASFVRAAARTQRLGALTGCPEVVAARREDDGRWAVHVVRHGRLAAAGVIPSGHDAHAYVAQLRAAAETVRPAPGPVPAASAEETEKILRWLESDHVRLVEVTGEWACPVAGATRHLAVHDAVAQSRRELTPAAERRPLATSRRPRVEALP; encoded by the coding sequence ATGAGCAGGGCCAGCGCGCAGACCGTCACCAGCACCCCTCCGGGGGCGGTCCAGCGCGAGGCCCAGCTGAGCTTCGACGAGCTCGGCCGGCCGCTGCGCGACCTCACCTTCTGCGTGGTCGATCTCGAGACGACCGGCGGGTCGGCGGCCCAGGGTTCGATGATCACCGAGATCGGGGCGGTCAAGGTGCGCGGCGGGGAGGTGCTCGGGGAGTTCCAGACCCTGGTCAACCCGCACACCACGATCCCACCGTTCATCTCGGTGCTCACCGGCATCACCAACTCGATGGTCGCCGACTCCCCCGGCATCGAGTCAGCCCTGCCGGCCTTCCTGGAGTTCGCGGCCGGCTGCGTCCTGGTGGCCCACAACGCCCCCTTCGACGTCGGCTTCCTGCAGCACTTCGCCGCCGAGCAGCAGCGGCCCTGGCCGCGCTTCGAGGTCGTCGACACCGCCAAGATCGCGCGCCGCGTCATCACCCGCGACGACGCCCCCAACTGCAAGCTGTCCTCGCTGGCGCGGCTCTTCGGGGCCGAGACCACGCCCAACCACCGCGCCCTGGCTGACGCGCGCGCGACCGTCGACGTGCTCCACGGGCTCTTCGGGCGACTGGGCAGCGTCGGTGTGCAGACCCTCGAGGAGCTGCAGACGTTCTCGGCGCGGGTCAGTGCCGCCCAGCGCAAGAAGCGCCACCTGGCCGAGCAGCTGCCGCACGCCCCCGGCGTCTACCTCTTCCGCGACGACCACGAGCGGGTGCTCTACGTCGGCACCTCGCGCGACCTGCGCACCCGCGTGCGCTCCTACTTCACCGCCTCCGAGACCCGCTCGCGGATGGGCGAGATGGTGCGCCTGGCCGACCGCGTCGACCACGTCGAGTGCGCCACCCCGCTCGAGGCGCAGGTGCGCGAGCTGCGGCTGATCGCCGAGCACAAGCCGCGCTACAACCGCCGCTCGCGCTTCCCCGAGAAGATGCACTTCATCAAGCTGACCCGCGAGCCGTGGCCACGGCTCTCGCTGGTGACGCGGGTGCTCGAGGACGACGCCGACTACCTGGGCCCCTTCTCCTCCAAGCGCGCCGCCGAGAGCTGCCTCTCGGCGCTCCACGAGACCTTCCCGGTGCGCCAGTGCACCGACCGGCTGGCGCGGCGCCCGTCGCGCAGCGCCTGCGTGCTGGCCGAGATGGGCAAGTGCCTCGCGCCCTGCGACGGCAGCGTCGACGAGGCGTCGTACGCCGCCCTGGTGCGCCAGCTGCGCGACGCGCTGCTGCGCCGCCCCGACGACGTGGTCGAGACGATCAACCACCGCATGGGCCTGCTGGCCGCCGAGGAGCGCTTCGAGGAGGCCGGCGCCCACCGCGACCGGCTCGCCTCCTTCGTGCGCGCGGCCGCCCGCACCCAGCGGCTCGGCGCGCTGACCGGCTGCCCCGAGGTGGTGGCCGCACGCCGCGAGGACGACGGTCGCTGGGCGGTCCACGTGGTGCGCCACGGCCGGCTGGCCGCCGCGGGCGTGATCCCGTCCGGGCACGACGCCCACGCCTACGTCGCCCAGCTGCGCGCCGCGGCCGAGACGGTGCGGCCCGCGCCGGGTCCGGTGCCGGCGGCCAGCGCCGAGGAGACCGAGAAGATCCTGCGCTGGCTGGAGTCCGACCACGTCCGGCTGGTCGAGGTGACCGGCGAGTGGGCCTGCCCGGTGGCCGGCGCGACCCGCCACCTCGCCGTGCACGACGCGGTGGCGCAGTCGCGGCGCGAGCTGACGCCCGCCGCCGAGCGCCGTCCGCTCGCCACCTCGCGACGCCCCCGCGTCGAGGCGCTACCGTGA
- a CDS encoding NYN domain-containing protein: MGEHERAVGPAAGDGDHVDHDEGGEADVALDALPVAVRTRVVGIVAAVLPEVSGLPPALRRVAGFAPARRARLGGTAIAAALADPDLRERAAHQVATQRAAEVQALREGGSGDALEDAALGWLLRPRGWTRRLDDAVSTVAAREESAERARETRLGERAEQAEQALREARASYRAQVEEQKSEIASLRRRLGETRAAERTAREELERAQGEVEQARAREQAALTAQDKELRRLRARVEELEAQAQSQRRAGRTEREDASARARVLLETVIDAASGLRRELGLPTGSTSPGESVEQQVEDDAARDDASGRTSSPPITASVLEQHLSLPHARLVVDGYNVSKAVWSSSSLETQRTRLLALLAPLAARTRAETTVVFDAAEVDLRPAVSAPRGVKVLFSPYGVIADRVIEDLVAAEPEGRVVLVVTDDQELRARTRGRGVRHVGSRVLLDLLAR, from the coding sequence GTGGGCGAGCACGAGCGCGCCGTCGGCCCGGCTGCCGGGGACGGCGACCACGTCGACCACGATGAGGGCGGCGAGGCGGACGTCGCGCTGGACGCCCTCCCGGTCGCGGTGCGCACCCGGGTCGTGGGCATCGTCGCCGCGGTGCTGCCCGAGGTGAGCGGCCTGCCGCCGGCCCTGCGCCGGGTGGCGGGCTTCGCGCCGGCGCGCCGCGCCCGGCTGGGCGGTACGGCGATCGCGGCCGCGCTGGCCGACCCCGACCTGCGAGAGCGCGCCGCCCACCAGGTCGCGACCCAGCGCGCCGCCGAGGTGCAGGCGCTGCGCGAGGGCGGCTCGGGTGACGCGCTCGAGGACGCGGCGCTCGGCTGGCTGCTGCGCCCCCGCGGCTGGACCCGGCGCCTCGACGACGCCGTCAGCACCGTGGCCGCCCGCGAGGAGAGCGCCGAGCGGGCGCGCGAGACCCGGTTGGGCGAGCGCGCCGAGCAGGCCGAGCAGGCGCTGCGCGAGGCGCGGGCGTCGTACCGCGCCCAGGTGGAGGAGCAGAAGTCGGAGATCGCCTCGCTGCGCCGCCGGCTGGGCGAGACCCGCGCCGCCGAGCGCACCGCCCGCGAGGAGCTGGAGCGCGCGCAGGGCGAGGTCGAGCAGGCCCGCGCCCGCGAGCAGGCGGCGCTGACCGCCCAGGACAAGGAGCTGCGCCGGCTCCGGGCCCGCGTCGAGGAGCTGGAGGCCCAGGCGCAGTCGCAGCGGCGCGCCGGGCGCACCGAGCGCGAGGACGCCAGCGCGCGGGCGCGGGTGCTGCTCGAGACGGTCATCGACGCGGCGTCCGGGCTGCGCCGCGAGCTGGGCCTGCCGACCGGGTCGACCTCGCCGGGGGAGTCGGTCGAGCAGCAGGTCGAGGACGACGCGGCGCGCGACGACGCCTCGGGCCGCACCTCCAGCCCCCCGATCACCGCGTCGGTGCTCGAGCAGCACCTCTCGCTGCCGCACGCGCGGCTGGTCGTCGACGGCTACAACGTCAGCAAGGCGGTCTGGTCGTCCTCGTCGTTGGAGACCCAGCGCACCCGGCTGCTGGCGCTCCTGGCGCCGCTGGCGGCGCGCACGCGCGCGGAGACCACCGTCGTCTTCGACGCCGCCGAGGTCGACCTGCGCCCGGCTGTGTCGGCGCCGCGGGGCGTCAAGGTGCTCTTCAGCCCGTACGGCGTCATCGCCGACCGCGTCATCGAGGACCTGGTCGCCGCCGAGCCCGAGGGGCGCGTGGTCCTCGTGGTCACCGACGACCAGGAGCTGCGCGCCCGGACCCGCGGCCGGGGTGTGCGGCACGTGGGCTCGCGGGTGCTGCTGGACCTGCTGGCGCGCTGA